In Halorientalis litorea, one DNA window encodes the following:
- a CDS encoding RNA-guided endonuclease InsQ/TnpB family protein, with translation MDDTLRRTVRIKLDVPRERRGDLHQTKTQFLHCANRTSEWAWRYDDDCITSKSRAEEALYDELREETELTANLVQKGIRRAITAVRAGVEKLTQGKKTSQPKFDSWSIVYDKRSATFNDDHATLSTPNGRVTAEYVLPPENQRENTPFGRYYESDNWNTSSATLQYDENEDTFYLHVTLKNPDYGSDGPERQESESCDDLPENGVVLGVDLNVTGAFVVTSTGEFIGSADFLTHKRDQYEQRRGCLQQTGTRSAHLTIQSIGSQFSEWSLNWLHNQANDLIEEAGDADVDGIIFEDLTHIRENIANGSKFQQWAYAKFVELVEYKVESTDLFVDFVNPAYTSQRCSYCGCTHEDNRDDKQFECRSCGYEVNADYNAAKNIANRYCKYIHRGQKSRGGWATSQLALKSGMLNVNGEYKPSA, from the coding sequence ATGGACGACACGCTACGACGTACGGTACGAATCAAACTCGACGTACCCAGAGAACGTCGTGGCGATCTCCATCAGACCAAGACTCAATTCCTCCACTGCGCTAACCGAACGAGCGAGTGGGCGTGGCGGTACGACGACGACTGTATCACCAGCAAGAGCAGGGCCGAAGAGGCCCTGTATGACGAGTTGAGGGAGGAAACCGAGCTCACCGCTAACCTCGTTCAGAAAGGTATTCGTCGCGCTATCACAGCCGTCAGGGCCGGCGTCGAGAAATTGACGCAGGGCAAGAAGACCAGCCAACCAAAGTTCGACTCGTGGAGCATCGTGTACGACAAACGCTCCGCGACGTTCAACGACGACCACGCTACCCTCTCGACGCCGAACGGAAGAGTCACCGCCGAATACGTTCTCCCACCTGAAAATCAGCGAGAGAACACGCCGTTCGGACGGTACTACGAGAGTGACAACTGGAATACGTCAAGTGCCACGCTCCAATATGACGAGAACGAGGACACGTTCTACCTGCACGTTACGCTGAAAAATCCCGATTATGGGAGTGACGGACCGGAACGCCAAGAAAGCGAGTCATGTGATGATCTCCCCGAGAACGGAGTGGTTCTCGGCGTGGACTTGAACGTGACTGGCGCGTTCGTCGTCACCTCCACAGGCGAGTTCATTGGCAGTGCAGACTTCCTCACCCACAAGCGCGACCAATACGAGCAACGCCGCGGCTGCCTACAACAGACGGGTACTCGATCGGCCCACCTCACGATTCAATCTATTGGTAGTCAGTTCAGCGAGTGGTCATTAAACTGGCTCCACAACCAGGCCAACGACCTCATCGAGGAAGCCGGTGATGCGGATGTAGACGGGATTATTTTCGAGGACCTCACTCACATCCGCGAGAACATTGCGAACGGGAGCAAGTTCCAGCAGTGGGCCTACGCGAAGTTCGTGGAACTCGTTGAGTACAAGGTCGAATCTACTGATTTGTTCGTCGATTTCGTGAACCCAGCGTACACGAGCCAACGTTGCTCATATTGTGGGTGTACCCACGAGGATAATCGCGACGACAAGCAGTTCGAGTGCCGGTCATGTGGGTATGAGGTGAACGCTGATTACAACGCGGCGAAGAACATTGCAAACCGATACTGCAAGTATATCCATCGCGGGCAGAAGTCTCGCGGTGGATGGGCCACCAGTCAACTGGCCCTGAAGTCAGGGATGCTGAACGTGAATGGTGAATACAAGCCTTCCGCCTAG
- a CDS encoding DUF6735 family protein: protein MGHRALVAYDRTDGQYTLHYSHWGAANLKLKHRISAESPFGGDDTDSKWAKQLLAELADGLEADAVDGYLAGENRPSTVVEPKPRATGLTLDEIVADHLDYLHHEAFFVVSTTFEVTAYRTLWFGLQYDSETVEQGETVGNGALATVRWYDGEPVGDGHLQGQFAALKDVVGDMLDKGVFTPSTARQYLKRKLAERVGDRQELLIPTGESPFETAGESHQQLRDNNVGT, encoded by the coding sequence ATGGGACACCGCGCACTCGTTGCGTACGACCGCACAGACGGACAGTACACGCTCCACTACAGCCATTGGGGTGCAGCGAACCTGAAGCTCAAGCACCGAATCTCGGCTGAGTCGCCATTCGGTGGCGACGACACCGACTCCAAGTGGGCGAAACAGCTGCTGGCAGAACTGGCCGATGGCCTCGAGGCAGATGCGGTCGACGGCTACCTCGCTGGCGAAAATCGACCGTCGACGGTCGTCGAGCCGAAGCCTCGTGCCACCGGGCTCACCCTCGACGAGATCGTCGCTGACCATCTCGACTACCTCCACCACGAGGCGTTCTTCGTGGTGTCGACGACGTTCGAGGTGACCGCCTATCGGACGCTGTGGTTCGGGCTCCAGTACGACTCGGAGACAGTCGAACAGGGAGAGACGGTCGGGAACGGCGCGCTCGCGACGGTGCGCTGGTACGACGGCGAGCCGGTCGGCGACGGCCACCTGCAGGGCCAGTTCGCGGCCCTCAAAGACGTCGTCGGCGACATGCTCGACAAGGGCGTCTTTACGCCGTCGACGGCGAGACAGTACCTGAAACGGAAGCTCGCTGAGCGGGTCGGGGACCGACAGGAGCTGCTCATTCCAACCGGAGAGTCACCCTTTGAAACGGCCGGAGAGAGTCATCAGCAACTACGGGATAACAACGTAGGAACGTGA